In Candidatus Berkelbacteria bacterium, the following are encoded in one genomic region:
- a CDS encoding AI-2E family transporter, producing MNRIDISTSTMLRFLLILLGLWLLYVTRDILVLLFMVLIIVAALSPTVDRWARYLTRPGAVVAIFLLIFVFLALIFSLLIPPFVEQLREFSLNLPLYADQLSRTDNPGFIEALINIIKDNLNAISSQLSNFGTNVLSRTVGVISGVVAVVTVIVLSFYLLLEEEGLRKIYRGLLPDEWHVPFTEITRKIAIKLGAWLRGQVTLMAVVGLLTSVGLLLIGQPYALTLGVWSGLTEVVPIVGPWIGAVPGVVIGLTDSPLQGFLALVVYVVVQQLENTILVPKIMGKAVGLNPFVVIVAILVGGKLYGLTGVLLSVPLAAAISVIVEDWAVIHQTVRPRGKQKSLEQV from the coding sequence ATGAACAGAATAGATATCTCAACTTCGACCATGCTGCGCTTCCTTCTGATCCTACTTGGACTTTGGTTGCTTTACGTGACGCGCGATATTCTGGTTCTGCTTTTCATGGTTTTGATTATAGTTGCCGCACTCTCGCCGACAGTAGACCGTTGGGCGCGCTATCTGACGAGACCGGGTGCTGTAGTAGCAATTTTCCTACTAATCTTTGTTTTCCTAGCCTTAATTTTCTCACTACTAATTCCGCCATTTGTTGAACAGCTGCGAGAATTCAGCCTGAACTTACCGCTCTATGCCGACCAGTTGAGTCGGACTGACAATCCAGGGTTTATCGAAGCGTTGATTAATATAATCAAAGACAACTTAAACGCTATTTCTTCACAACTAAGTAACTTTGGTACCAATGTTCTGTCGCGCACCGTTGGCGTCATTAGCGGGGTTGTAGCGGTAGTCACTGTAATCGTGCTCAGCTTCTATCTGTTGCTCGAAGAAGAGGGCTTGCGAAAGATTTATCGAGGCCTCTTGCCTGATGAGTGGCACGTACCGTTCACAGAGATAACTCGCAAGATCGCGATTAAATTAGGAGCCTGGCTGCGCGGGCAAGTGACGTTAATGGCGGTTGTGGGGTTACTGACCAGCGTCGGATTATTACTAATTGGCCAGCCGTATGCCTTAACGCTTGGTGTTTGGTCCGGGCTGACCGAAGTCGTGCCAATTGTTGGTCCATGGATCGGTGCAGTTCCAGGTGTCGTTATCGGTTTAACCGATTCACCGTTGCAGGGTTTTCTAGCACTGGTCGTTTACGTTGTCGTTCAGCAGCTTGAAAACACGATTTTGGTGCCGAAGATCATGGGTAAAGCCGTTGGCCTCAATCCGTTTGTTGTTATCGTTGCCATCCTTGTTGGCGGCAAGCTCTACGGCTTAACGGGTGTCTTATTGTCGGTGCCGCTAGCCGCCGCCATTAGCGTCATAGTTGAAGACTGGGCTGTTATTCATCAAACAGTGCGTCCCCGCGGCAAACAGAAATCTCTAGAGCAGGTCTGA